The Glycine soja cultivar W05 chromosome 19, ASM419377v2, whole genome shotgun sequence genomic sequence cttcatttataatttttgtgtttgtgtgtgtgtgtgtatatatatatatatatatatataaagtgataTATATGAGAGTTTTGTTGTATAGCAATAATTTTGGCTAGCTTGTGTTTGATGAAAAATGCGTAGCTATATAGCGTTTGAGATCATCTTCTTCGATCTAATAGTCATAGATATATTCGAAAGGTGTCACAACGATAGATTTATATTTCTCATCTGTCAGTACACTGAAAGATGCCAAAGGAGTCGCCATCTTTAGGTTCCTTTTGTTTgttctttattattatcatccaCTGAGCATCTAATGCACGCGCACTTTTTAGTTCTTTTTGGGTCCCAATTCTGTTGTGTTAATCTCTTCAGTTTTCACACACACGGCCCAGTTGCAGCACCCTGCATTTCTACATGTCAATTTCTTCTATTAATGCTTCACCAGCCACTGCACTTGTCAATTTAAGGTTGCTGTTTGTTGGTCTTTTAGATATACATGCTACACTATTGCTCGATCGATTGGTTTCTCCAGAAAACCTCACCAACTCGTGTTTGCCATTTGCTTTCTCATTGTAGGACACGTGTTGCAGTTCTTGGTCGGGAAGCATTATATTCCATTAATCATCTGAAGAAATTCTGGTTTATCTCTCAACCTGGGATGAAGAACATGTTTATACTAGATTCTATTCAAATAATGAAtgcaaatgttttttttggtCACATAAAGTTTTAGATGAATGGAATTCCGAAAGTTCAATAAGGTCATATCACGTCTTTAGGTTTAAAGAGTTCTTATATATTActgtcaaaattattatatcatttacaAGATTCAAACTCATGTTTCATGAAATATGGGTccaagattttttaaaaaaaagtccaCAACCGCAATTTTTACCTTGAGATAAGACTCTTTGGAGTCATTGCAACTACTTCGTAGTAACAATTGTAATCATATTTATCTACAATTTCCCAAAACATTAAGAATTGTCACAAAAATCGCAACAACAATGacaattaaaatacaataaacagTGAAGTGTGTTTGGTTTCACTTTAACACTCCAAATGTGCACCAAGCGTTGAAGAAAGAAGCTATATATAGAGTTGTTTTCTAGACGTTAGAAATGGATATGCATCATATTTAAATGTGATGCTAAATCAAACACCTACTTAATAAATTAAGACTATGATAATTctcaatcaaattaaaaatagatgcatatatatgtacttaaaaaataatttcactaTAAAGGAGATATTTCTTTTCTATTCCATAATGGTGGAAATAATACGATCGGAAGTCATTTATCTTCAAAATGGGTAATATGGGATCTCTTAGCCACTTATCCCACCTGCCCCCATACTATAGTTACTAGAATTGTGTAAAGCCAATGATTTAATTGTTCATTGAAACCCAAGATGGGCAAGAGAAGAGTGGAAGGAGCTGGCTAGCGTATTAAAACTTATCAGAGTATAGGACATTAGGACACCTTCACCTCATCTCTTTTGgcccttttctttttgttacatAAATCTTTTGGCCTTTTCAACTCCATTTACTTCTGCTCGTTCCTTTAATGATGACTCCAGTTATTTCATACCTTTTTGTTGTCTGACTATACATATGCCTGATCGGAACACATAATAATTTGTTGGCATTACTATTGTGGATTAGGACTAAAGGAGTAAGGATGTGGAATAAGAATTTTggtcatttaattaattgatcagAAACGGCTTTTAAACCCCCCCTAAGTTTGAAAAATTGGTATTCTGTATGTTTATACGTATCAAAGTTTCCAAGCTCAacctaataattaaataattggaTAATGAAGTAATGGGTAAGGAATAGGACCTaaacaaatgtatttttttgtgtCATTGTCAGTTTTGtagagagagagggagggagGGAATCTTTGTGAGAAATAATTAAGGGGTCCCCTTCTAAGACAATAGGCACAGCACCATCATTATCATAaactcaaagagaaaaagaaaaagaagaaaggcaCTGTTTTCAATCACACATCATCGATCGTCTGCTTCACCCGAAAACAATGGTAGTGAAAACCAGAAGAAGCAATCAAATTAGTCACCACTGACACTTAGAACCAACTCTACAACATCCTCTCTTATCTCTATTTGCAAGGGAGAGGatgcaaaaaaagaaataaagcaaaagtcttcttcaaaaagggatgaaaaaagaaagagaaaaaaggaacTTGTACTGATTACAATGAAATACTAACTAGTAAACTCGTTACTACTACTGCTACCTAGtcatataataaaatcattatgAATTGGAAAATTTGGATTTGACTTTGAGCATTTTCTGGTTATTATCCTCTACTCAAAATGCAGGACTTTGCGGCCACGGTGCATGCAAAGCACGCAAGTGATGATCTAGTCAAGAATAACCATTGCTTTCAAACTCAAGATTTTCTATTCCATCTAACATCATTTCTCTGTGGCGGCATTCCCTGCTACAGAAAGCTTTTTCTCCTCTGCGAAAACAACAACTCAATTCACTACCTTAAATAAgaccaataaataaatacataggAAGATCATAAAGTATTGTTCTTGTTgggatatttatttatgaatagaACATGGAAGGGTACATAAAAGGCTTTTAAGTTTTGTTGTCTTGTGGTTGAGAGAGTCACACAAGAAGGcaaataagattaaaattattaataatgcaAATTGCAAAGGGTTGGGATTAGAAAAGTTTGTGTACCTATAAATAAAGATGTCCTTTGTCTGGTCAAGATGTTTCTTGCAAGTGTAGCAGAAGCTGAGGAAATTCCCGGAGGTAGCAGCAGAGTgagagttttgttttgggggGAGAGAATAATATGTCTCCACCATAATGCAATTGTTGAATATGTGTGTGGCTTTTGGGATAGGTCCATGGGATATCACGCATGTATATTCCTCAGAAAGCTCCATCGCACTCCAAGACAGAACGCCACCACTTCTTGGAGAATCACAACAATCCTTTGAACAAATTCCTGACCCTGATGAGTTCTTTGAACCATTGGTTTTGGCGATTCCAAAATCATCCACACATGTTTGAAATTGAGACTCAAATGGTATTCTCACTCTAAGCAGAACATTTCCTTTCTTGGGTTCAGAATTGTGACAAATTGGGTTATCATCATCTTTGAGAGCACCAACAAGAGCAAGGCCAATACCCTTTGAATCAGGCTTGTCCCAGGAGGTTCTGTTTGGTGAGGAGGTTTTGTTTGGAAGGGTTGAAAATGGGTTTCCAAAGGCAAAAGGGGATAATGCTCTGGCATCAAGAATTGAAGTTGGGCTCCTTAAGGCCTCAGTTCCTGAAGAGAGACACTTGTTGGTGAAATCTCTGAATTTTGGTGACCCAAATAGAGAAGGAATAGTTTTAGCATAGTTTTGATTTGGAGAATTCTGGGTGCCGTGATCAGCCATCAAACCTGGCTTTGTCACTGCCCTTGATCTGTTCCTCAGCAGCATAAGTGAAATCAAAATGATCCCACAAGGAAAATTAACACCTAAACCAAGATCAACTCAAAATTAGAATAAAGGACTACTAATTAATATGGATGgtgaaaatgaaatatttatgatGAAAAAAACTCACCCAAAATGGCTAATAGAGAGTGATGGCACTAACAAATAACAAAACCACTCTGACGGATGCAGGCTGCTATTTCCAAAAACACCAGCAAATTAAAGTGCAAAGGTCCTTTTTTTCCTGGTTATAACACTGAATAAGCCTAGCTAGGTAGCGTACTGGGAATGTTTCTTCTGTACTTGTAACTGTTTGTTACACACACGCTCACAAAACAACACACAAAAAACTGAAACTGAAAACTGTGGGGTTGAACAGAATAGCCTTCTCAATTGTCTTTTTTTGTCAGTTTTGATATTGAATGAGGAAAAGTAGTGAGATGCATGTGATTAGTAGCAGCTCTGCCATTGGATCTGTGTGGCGTTCAGAAAAGTAAGAGATcacgaaaaaaaaataacagtttTGGATTTTGATGCTGTCTCCGAGAAAACGCATCATCCCAAAAATGAACTCTTAAGGCTTTGTTTGGTTTTGGTTACCAAGCACATGCAATTCCTGCCTCCTTCTCTCCATCACTTATTCCTTATAAGtcttttttctgattttttttttttctgttttaatgGTGCAAAGTGTGGGAGTTTAAATAAAGAGCATTGGGTTTTGAGCAAtcaataagagaagaaaaaagagggaagctttggagagagagagagagtcgtGTTTGGATTCATATGCCAGTTCACGAGTTAAATGAAGGAGAAGCAATTAAGCAAAGGAGTCGTGTGCATGAAAATCAAACGTTATTactttatatgttaaaatatgtttttgtcttCATGTGTATTATGTgatatttatttctaatttgacTGAACAAAAACTGttttcaacttaatttttttaaaagcaatttTATCTTCCTCATGGAGTATTATTTTAACATCGTTAGTCaaagttataatatatatagaataaattacaCTAATTTTCTTGAGGCTTCATCCAAATTTTCCAGCTATTATTTTTCCTACTCATACACTAAtctgttaattatttaaaaaatattatattgacacttttaatattattaactatttaaaaaatattaaaccatACACTCTTATAAAGAAGATTACtgtaaagtaaataaaaaaaaaccaaggaAGTTGTGTGCAATCTCAATAAATCACAATTTGTCttagtatatattaaatttcagaatacaaaataatatttttaatttttatgtttgactATCATATTAATACTATTACATTTTACagtaaaatcatattaatttcttaaaagtatggtgtttaacaacaataaatgaTGATATTGAATCTGGAATTAATCATACTGTAgatattgaattaaaatattcttacaaaaactaaatgaaaaattattattattattattattattattatatatatatatatatatatatataaaagggagAAAATGATACTGAATTAGGTCCTTCACACTaatattatgataataaaaaatatataatgataaaagTTATATGTAAAtgcattttataattatatcatgggttttattaaagattaaaatgaaaatattattcatatctttggctttttttaactttacttttacttttatattttattaaaaaggaaagagaatgaaaaacaaagatacaTGTAATATGAGTAATGATATTGTATCCTCCTGGTCTTATGTTGACCTTGTATTAGAGTCATTGACTAACTCTCTGTCTAGGGTGGACCGTTAGAACAACAAAGGTCAATTCCAAAGTCAAGTCAACATTACTGGTCTAGCTGACTATAACGGTCTAGAGTGTCTATTTGGAGATATATGTAACGACTAGAGGGATGGAAAAAAAACCCCAAAACCGTTATATATAACCTAACATATTTGGTAACAAGTAAGGTAACAACTAGGGGATATGGGAAAATTCCAAAGCCTCGTCAACATTATAATTGGTAGTATTGGTTGTAGAGTAAATGGATCAGACCCAATCCACAAATCTGTCCAATCCAATTAGATGTTCATGGGTTGGTTTGAGTGAGTGGATTCGATCATCCTAATTTAATGAAAACTATTATAATTAGATTGGGTGGAGGATTGGAGTTTTGTATCTAACCAAAACCCAATCCATTTCAATTCAATGCAGCATTATGTTATGTTTTATGATTATGATTGGCTTGGGAATTTTAAGTTGTAAAATAATGTTATGTTTATGATTATTGAATTctaattgattattatttatcatatgaacaatatttttctcatttttatcaaataaaatatcttactattttttaaaaaaaaaatcccgtACTTAAGGTGACAATTTTTCAATAACTCAACCGATAACTAATCTAATTAAAGTTGGattgggttaaaaaaaaaaactaaatccaattcaattaagtttaatgagattaaattaaaagatagacaaaacttgatttaatCCGAACCACTCATATCTTTAATAATGGATCTAACTACCTAGGATGGCCTAGGGTGTGGAGATCCGGGTAACGGCTAGGTGGAGGATATGGAAAAATCACTTCCAAGAATACCAGGGAAGGGGGAACATCAGACACAAAAAGGATATATTTCAAAGAATACAACAATGAAGGTAGGCTACATTGAATATTTATGACTAGGTCTTCTAaactttaaagaaattaaagccTGTAGCGGCACAAATGTTTATAgaaatctttatatatattaaatgatctattaatatttttgtcacattatattatatttttttctctctctttcgccAATCTTTTTGCGAAACaataatttagataaaaaaaatattttattcttattaaatgattatcaattatttaaaaataaatgtgctAATTGTTCCAAATTTGTAGGATCATAAATAtgaataatgttatttaatatattttttcttgcaTTATTAGGACTTAAATATTGCTTCCATTTTAAATCTgacctttttcattttcttttaaatgcaATTTCTCTCTCCATCCAATAGTGTCGATAAACAGGCTGATTTTTGtcctttttgaaaatttaaatcctCTCTTTGCTGATGGAAGGTATTTTGTCTATACTCTCATGCACAGTGTCTCAGCACAAGGAAACGGACACAACAGCTAAtcttatcaatttattttataagtttgaATTGAGGATTAGTTAATATTCATAGATCTATATTATATGTGTGTGAGTAAAAAGTTCTAAACATCCTATAAATGTTCCacttttgataattaaaaaaaaaatcttataatagtgtaaaatattCATCAATTAGAAGTTAGAACATTGAGTATTAGTCCTTGGTAGGTAAGTATCATTGCGGATGAATCTTTATTTACAATTCTTaccaaacaataaaataaaagccagcacaagttaaatttaaaaagaaaaaaataaagcacagcacgcaaattaaacttaaaacttAGGTCAACCAACCTGTTGTATCTTGTTCTTTATATATTCCTAAACAGAAGTATACGAAAATTGTCATAATTGAGTGCATAGTTAATAGTTGCTTCATAAatcataagataaaaaaataacgcCGATAAAGTTGAATTGAATTATACATCAACGAAGCCCAAGGAAGTAGTTTTGGTGCGTAATGGCTAAGCCAGTTGATTGAGTTAATCATTTAACTAagagtttaatttaatataatatattttgcatttagattaaataaataaatcaatgatGTAACGTATAAAACGAGACACAAGGCAGCAACAGAGAGAGACGTAGACTGCATAATGCATATTGCTTATCCTCGTGGGATGGGACCCACTAATGAAACCTACCTGTCCCACGTAACGTACTTCGATTATCCGTTGGCTCAAGGTGGGCTCATCCAAAGAGGGGTGTCTTTTTCTATGCTTTCCTGGGCCCACTTTCTCCTTACTGGGCCGTGTACCCAGTAGtataaataaagacaaaaatatattttgtagcaaaaatgaagagttattttttcttattttataatttttttttatttccatattttctattttgtttaatttttttcaattttaaacattttattatgaaataattttttaataatattgttttttgaGTTGTAGCATTCGTAATCGATTGCAGAGGcatctaataatttaaaatttgaagtggCAAACAACGAAATGACATAGCAACCATTTTTTCTTGTGTGGATTAGAATTTGGCCTAAGCAACTAAAATACTATATGAGCAGCAGTCCACGTGGTTGTGTTTGCAAGAGAAGATTTGTCAACTTAATTGACCCCCAAGTCGATCTATTCATGTGAAAAGGGCTTCAACATCACTTACCACCTCATGCGTTAAGGTTGAGATTCAACTTGATATTTTACAGATTTTCGACGCCAATTTTATCTAACACAGACTAAAGTAAACAATTTTTTCTCTCatgtaccaaaaacaaaaaaattaaacataattttgaCGGCTAAATATTTACTTAGTTTACAGCTGAAATTACTGTGTCACGTGTTCTAATGTAAtttaatagattaaaataaaataaaaattataacccTTTTATAGAAGTACTTTTTATCTCAGAAGTACCTTTCCAACTTCATTTCAATTCCAACATGCACTAAATTTATTGGAATGATTATTGAGGTTCTAAATTGATATGCATCTAGACATGAAttattaattgatttcaaaatgtttcatTGAATGACAAAcactacaaaaaagaaaaataaaaaaaattgtcatatacTAACACTTAGGCATTAACTGATTAACATGACATTTATctaacatatattattattattattatcatcatgtATGGGTCTACATTAACAATATGTTACATCTtattaataaatagttttattagtataaaaatcaatatatatgttattgatacattatatatattattaatacaatACATTATATCAttcttattataaatttcacaataattatactaacaatttattaatgttaaataccatattaagaaaaaaaattgaaatttaatgcctaatattttcttcaatatataacatttcttttagtaaAACTTAGTGCCCCGTGTAATTTTGAAGGACCAGTTCGAACAATATTTAGCCGAAAATCTAATTATAATCTTGAATAGAAACTAacataataatatcaatataaaaaacacGATGTGCAAAaccacaaaaaggaaaatcaatgTAATAAAAACTGATAAATGtgcaacaattaaattaaatataaaacagaTAATGAATTCAACCTGTAGTTTACCGAGCATATCTGTTAGCAAATTATGATATACAGGCTATGGCCTTTGTTTAATAAAATTGCCATATCTTTACCCCCCCTCCAAAAAAAACACTGATAAAAGAGTGATGAATGAATCTAGTTGATAATCATTAATTATAGTTAGAAGGGGTGTAAGATGTATTTAGAATATCTTTACGTGATACTTATACCCTCCTTATTATAGTAAACAAGGGTAGTTAAACAACCCGGTATCGGATGAGATGTTTTAATTACAAGGATACTACTTTTGCTTTAAGAACTTATACATGTATActatctttatttataatttatgatgaCAAATAATGCAAGAATTATATGTAAAATATAGTATATGTCtataacttttcaaataaaaGAAGTGTACTAGCTAATAATTAATACCCGTGTAACTCAAATAATGtattctttatgtaactttaggGATTGAAACTGCCCCTTATATATACAGCACAATGTTTGGTTTTTATTTGTCGTGGTAGATTTAGTTTGATAACAATTGTGGGTAGGAAAGTATGTCACGTTTCGTGTTATTGGTAGATTTAACAAGATTTTAGTGACAGATTGTTCaagcttaaaaaataattttataatattcctTTTATAGTctaattttgtaatatattttaaagtttacaatatttattttactaaaatctgttgatttttttttagattttcaagttttaatttcttttaattaaaaacaatttctatttttttcctaaacTACATAAACGACGACTGTTCAACATTTTCTATTTCCCTGTTTTCACAACACCACGAGGACAAATAAAACGTGGAGAAAGAGTAGTGTGGAAATTGCATACTGAAATACTTGGCTTGTTTTTTGAATAATTGGATAACATTAATAACATGGGATGTTTGGGTCATATACTGCATTCGATCCCAAAATTATACAAAGAGACAAatgggtaaaaaaaataaattggggTGGTCGGTTTAATTTTCATTacgaaggaaggaagaaagaaagttTCAATTTTCTAATCCAGGAAATCTAATCTAGCAAGTGGTGAGAGGAAACCAGGTGATCCCTCTAATAGTGTTGTTTGGTACAGTACACAAGAAGACTCATTTACACAAATGTGTTTGCATGCCAAAATTGGAAttaatataaaccaaataataaaaattatatagacGGAAAGTAACATGTAAGTGTGTAAAAGCATTAATTTTTTCCATATTGAGCACAAAGTGAAAATTATTAACAGGTTCTGAAATTGATTTATTTCCATTCTTAAAATTAAGAGTTCCTCGACCTATATATTAACAATGAGACAAAGTGCCTAACTAACAAGCACCATTACCGTTTGCGATGAAAATCCAAAGGGAGGGCAACGACCATATATATTAGGCCAAAGAATCGGCATTAACTATTACAtttcctataatttttattttaaaaaagaaaactctGGGATAGATGCTAATAGATAGGTAGtattaaagatttatttttactatattatAAGTATgaaatatacattatttttatgattttgtgaACGACTAATatcaaaaaatatgattaagtaACTTTAAATTATGCTCTATTACTTTTCATAcacaaagtttaaatttttgttattccGTGAGAAATCTGAACTCAATTTCATTCAAATAGTGGTGATCGATCCAAAAAGATGAAAtagaacaaaatttatttttttgttctattgtttataattttaaaatctgttttattctttatttaatgcACAAAATAGAAGATGTTTTAGTTCCATTTCGTTATAATACCCTCCTCAAGTATTACCATGTAGTGTTAAAACGAGTCTCGTGTCTATAAGACggctaaaataattaataatccaaaaattaaaaaatatgtattaaattaacaaaaccaaagaGATTACAATCAAATTTTCCAATTCAAATCGTATATGTATgaataaggaaagaaaatgtaagcatgtaaataaatacaaagagCTCGCAAGACAGGGCACCTAAACTCCTATATAGTATGGTGGGTTGAATTGTTACCTTTGTCTAGCTAGAAGAGTTCGACCATAGTGATGGAGCAATCACATAATAATTAAGTTAGCAACAAAACCTCCAAAGAGTATGGTAGAGTGCCACCACTACGTACATTGATCTTAATCCATGCCAAATATGGAGTAGGGATCCAAAGCAACGTGAACAATTGGAAATAGAACTGCATTGCGCAACAGACTCTGGCAATGACCTAGTCAAAACCCAAGTGTTTGATCTTGATGATGAAGAACGTGACACAATCATGTGAAGTATAAAAGTCAATTAATGCATCTTGTTTCGCCTAGATCACAAAGACATAGCTATGGTTGTATTATATTTGAGGTTAACCTTCAGTGTGAAAAAACTCTAGCATTTCAAGAGGGCTCACAAAGCTATACATAGATGCTAAATAACATCGGTAATGGATCAATTGAAAACTTACACGAATCAATAGCATCACAACTTACACGAAGCAAAGAAACGTCATCCGTGAATTTTTCTTCCATAGCATCACAACttaattataaatgatttaCACGAATCAATTATGAACAACCGTACAAGGAATATGATATTACACCTTAACTAAAAACTTTAATTATCAATcttttgataatttatatatgcttaacttttttgtttttatttgatgtGAATTTCAGATCATACTTATACTCAAATATAAAGattagttttactttttttccgttttcttttgttttgctcTTTTTTATCTCTAGTTACCAAAAAGAATTTAAGAGGATTCAGatccttattatatatatttttggaagATAAACTTTatctataattaaataaatgagcaATTACCCATGATGTACGTATATACGCCAAACgaattgaatgaatgaatttcATCGTTGcatatttacatttttgttgttttttgtgtatgattttatctacatttttaattaatctgaTATGACATAATATTTCAATCAGCTTCatattactcttttttttttttggcagagCTTCATATTACTCTTAAAATGCATAAATGTTATCACTCTTCCAGATTTCATATTTGTTTGGTATTATGCAGTGTATATTGAAAATGGTTTTGTTAatcattcatttaaaaaattatatttaagaaattattgaaaaattatgataattgatgatattaagtgttatatttttataacttttagtttatttattatcattaaagtaataattaataaaatcagaTTGAAAATTATATACTGGTACAAGaatataaccaaaaaaaaatacaactctttaattaatttgtttgatttttgtgcatgtaaataatttgttttagcCAGGTGCTTTAAGTATCAATTTCGCTCAACTTTTTTGGTCTGAATATTTCTGTTtgtataaaattacaaatatcttttttgactttatacatatgtatacgccaattttattttctaaaatgagCAGAGTCGTATCACTTTACGCATCTCGTGTCATCTCATGTCTCTCTTTCTCTGCTTCCATTCGATTGTTTCTCATTTGCTCTTTGTAGTAAAGATCAGAGAGCCACGTCCGCATCTACCAAACAATTATTCAATGCAGTAGTTCTCCATCAACAAAACCATTATAacttaaaataatcaaatattagAAGAGTATAAATGGTGCTGTTTCTCCGAGGCTTAGTTATTATGGTGGTGGTTAATGATTGAGACCcaattaataaatgattttgttaattgattttaacttttaagtatttttttttaccaacttttaagtaattaaaaagtgaaagattttgattaaaaaacttactatatttaaaatataaaagaagaa encodes the following:
- the LOC114400592 gene encoding protein MARD1-like produces the protein MLLRNRSRAVTKPGLMADHGTQNSPNQNYAKTIPSLFGSPKFRDFTNKCLSSGTEALRSPTSILDARALSPFAFGNPFSTLPNKTSSPNRTSWDKPDSKGIGLALVGALKDDDNPICHNSEPKKGNVLLRVRIPFESQFQTCVDDFGIAKTNGSKNSSGSGICSKDCCDSPRSGGVLSWSAMELSEEYTCVISHGPIPKATHIFNNCIMVETYYSLPPKQNSHSAATSGNFLSFCYTCKKHLDQTKDIFIYRGEKAFCSRECRHREMMLDGIENLEFESNGYS